Below is a window of Coleofasciculus chthonoplastes PCC 7420 DNA.
ACAGCAATTGTGAGATGAGTGTGCGATTTTCAGGTATATTATCTACGGTGGGTTTATCGTAGGCAAAACTAATCCTAACACAGCTAAACCCCTTGAATCTTCGTAACACTTTGTATAATGTCTGGTTTTCGTCTCACTCCTAATGTCTCCTTGGACATAAGTATTTTCTTAAATTTTCGATAAAAATCATTACTAAGTATTGACAAAAACACAGATTTTACAGACGGGATGGCAGTTTTCCCAATGCTGAATCGTGAGAGACACAGATTGACACAGAGAAGTAAATAATCTCCCCAACAATCGAATCATCTTCTCCCCATTCAGAACTAACGCCTCTGTGTAATCAGTGCTACCCGCCTCCCACCCCCCACCTCTACCGTTCCTATCCAATCAGAGAAATCAGTGTTACCATTCTTGATTCAGCCAGAGAGTGCCATATCCAAACAGGCGATCGCAGATTAAACTAAGAGGCGGTGCTTGATTGCTAATCTGTCGTTATCGTCCTCTCCCAACCCGCTCAGGAGCAAGTATTGATGATTCGCCTGCCTAACAACCACCCGATTTTAAAGGGTTCTAGACTATGGTCAATGGTTGTGGTTTCAGCATCCCTCGTATTGCCCTTGATGCTAGCTCAATCCTTTTATTCCGGTTCTAAACCGATCGCACCCTCTCCCCAACCGTCTTCGGAGCCATCACCCCGATCGGAAGTCCCACCACCGCCAAATCCGTCCCCGGCTGAAGTAGAATGGCGTCATCGTCTGATTGCCCAAAGTCTCTCCTGGCAACGTCCCTCAACTCCTGTTCCCAAGGCAACCCCATCTCAATCCTCTACGACTCAAGATACCGCCAAAACTCAAACCTCGGCGGCTCAATCACCGACAGCGAACAAAACCACTCAAACCTCGGTTCCCAAACCCCCCACCCCCCTACCGCCCAAACCTAACGCCCAGACTCAAGCCCAAAGCCCACCCCCGCAATCCCCTCCCGCCGCTTCGGAAAACTCTGCCAAATCTGAAACTCCTCCAGCTAATGCAGCCAGCCTAGAAATGCGAGTTGCGATCGCAACTGGGGTAAGTTCCCTCGACGTTGGCACATCTACCACTGGATTGGTGGTGGATGGGAATGGCAAGACATTAGGAAAACTTGAGGCGAACGAAGGCGTTAATGCTCAACCCAATGGTTCTTATCTTCGCATCGGTGAATGGAAAACCCCAGGGGGCGTTTGGCTTAAACCCACAGGTGGCGGGTTTGTTTTTGTCAATGGTCGCTGGTATCGAGGGGATTTACTTTTAATATCACAAGGGGATAGTCTACTTGCCGTTAACTATATTGAGCTTGAGACCTATCTAGCCAGTGTCGTCGGTTCCGAAATCTATCCCAGTTGGCCCCCCGCTGCTCTGAAAGCCCAAGCGATCGCGGCTCGTTCTTATGCGATCGTGCATTATATTCGACCGGCTAATCAGTTATATGATTTGGGTAATACTCAGCGTTGGCAAGTGTATAAGGGAATTGAGTCGGAGTGGAATACCACCACTCAAGCGGTTCAGCAAACCCAGGGAATGTTTCTCAGTTATAAAGGGGGCGTGGTGGAATCGCTGTACGCCGCTTCAGATGATATTGTCAGTAATGTTTTTGGCGGTCAAGGAATGAGCCAACGGGGAGCATACAAGTTGGCGATGCAGGGGTATGATTACAAACAAATTTTAGCCCATTATTATCCGGGTGCGGGGTTGTCATGGATTGAGGATCAGTGAGGGTCATTTGTCATTCGTCAGGGTTTGACAGGTAACGTTTTCAGCGCTGGAAAGGTTTTCAGGCTTAAGTGTATGATCATGATTTCGAGTAGGCGATCGCGATGACATTAGCAACCAAGCAACTAACCTTTGCAGAATGATTAAATTTTTATCGGTAAAAGTTGTATAATTGTCTTTTTCATCAGCTCTGATCCTGGAAAAAGGTATCGGGGTCAATTCCCGATTCTCGTAGTCGCTCAATCAAAGCATCTAACTGAGCTTGTGTAGCTTTGGCTCGTTGTCTGTCCTGTTGAGCTTGCTGTAAAGCTTGGGCTTTTTGGATTCTCTCTTGTTCGGCTCGTTGTCTTTCTTGTTCGGCTCGTTGTCTTTCTTGTTCAGCTCGTTGTCTCTCTTGTTCAGCTCGTTGTCTCTCTTGTTCGGCTTCCGTCAGAATCCAATTTCCTTGAGCATCATACCAACGCAACCAGAGGCGATTAATCCCTTGAAACTCTCCCTGCCATAATCCCAAACCTAAGCCTAATTCACTCATCCATACTCGCCCATCTTGTACCTCTAACTCTTGATAATGCGCTCCATTCAATTTAAACGCCCGTAGTTGATTGGTGTAACGACTAAATACGACATAGTAAGGGATATGTAAAATCTGCTCATAAACCTGCCATTTTCGCGGCGGTTTATCTTCAGTTGATCGCTGACTCTCTTGCCCATTTCCTCGACCTTGTTCAGGTTCTGGCGCGATTACCTGTTCTCCTAAGTCTTCCCTCTCAGTTCCAGGTGAGAGCAATTCCACAACCACAAACGGATTGACGCCCTCCTGCCAAACCACATAAGATAGGCGCATATCCACATCATCATACAGTCGCGGTACACCGACAACCCCAAACCAATCTGGGCGCTTGTACCACAGAGGATGACGCACATCATAGTAAAGGTTTAAGTCGCTGGCATAAAAGATCTGTGAAAGGGGATAGTGGGGAGGGCAAAATGTCAAGCTCAATAATTGCGCTTGCCAATCATGGAATTCGTCAGGCAAACCGGGTTCCTCTGGATCTTCACTCGGAAGATCATACATCGTCGGTAGCGTTTCCCTCGGTGAACAAGGTGGATCAGTTTGAGGAACAGGATAGTTGAACGAAACCATGGACGGAAATTGTTAGGAAAACTGGCTCTATCTTAACAATCGCTACTTATGCACAAGGGCGGGTTTTGTTGTTTAGTTATTGACAATCAGCTAGCGCTAGTTCCTAAACCCGCCCCTACAGTGGCGATCGCTAACTGTAGTGACTCGACTGATTTTAACCCTGATCCGGGAAAAAGGTATCGGGATCAATGCCTGATTCTCGCAGTCGCTCCATCAAAGCATCTAACCGAGCTTGTGCAGCTTCGGCTCGTTGTCTCTCTTGTTCAGCTCGGTGTCTTTCTTGTTCGGCTCGTTGTCTCTCTTGTTCGGCTCG
It encodes the following:
- a CDS encoding SpoIID/LytB domain-containing protein, which produces MIRLPNNHPILKGSRLWSMVVVSASLVLPLMLAQSFYSGSKPIAPSPQPSSEPSPRSEVPPPPNPSPAEVEWRHRLIAQSLSWQRPSTPVPKATPSQSSTTQDTAKTQTSAAQSPTANKTTQTSVPKPPTPLPPKPNAQTQAQSPPPQSPPAASENSAKSETPPANAASLEMRVAIATGVSSLDVGTSTTGLVVDGNGKTLGKLEANEGVNAQPNGSYLRIGEWKTPGGVWLKPTGGGFVFVNGRWYRGDLLLISQGDSLLAVNYIELETYLASVVGSEIYPSWPPAALKAQAIAARSYAIVHYIRPANQLYDLGNTQRWQVYKGIESEWNTTTQAVQQTQGMFLSYKGGVVESLYAASDDIVSNVFGGQGMSQRGAYKLAMQGYDYKQILAHYYPGAGLSWIEDQ
- a CDS encoding Uma2 family endonuclease; this encodes MVSFNYPVPQTDPPCSPRETLPTMYDLPSEDPEEPGLPDEFHDWQAQLLSLTFCPPHYPLSQIFYASDLNLYYDVRHPLWYKRPDWFGVVGVPRLYDDVDMRLSYVVWQEGVNPFVVVELLSPGTEREDLGEQVIAPEPEQGRGNGQESQRSTEDKPPRKWQVYEQILHIPYYVVFSRYTNQLRAFKLNGAHYQELEVQDGRVWMSELGLGLGLWQGEFQGINRLWLRWYDAQGNWILTEAEQERQRAEQERQRAEQERQRAEQERQRAEQERIQKAQALQQAQQDRQRAKATQAQLDALIERLRESGIDPDTFFQDQS